A single Anopheles arabiensis isolate DONGOLA chromosome 2, AaraD3, whole genome shotgun sequence DNA region contains:
- the LOC120897689 gene encoding general odorant-binding protein 70 isoform X2: protein MRRQYSMWASTVAVIACSSVLMLLHPVGADAPKRCLTKPNVSKKVDMVIHQCQEEIKSSLIEDALKIFTAEHGQWHDRRKRDEGGLDFSHPTIVSHEDKWIAGCLMQCVYRKNNAIDKNGWPTLDGLVSLYTDGVNEQGYFMATLRGVDRCLKGTSKKYQIKRNDAAENFEQCEVAFDVFDCISDMITDYCSGQTEDDH from the exons ATGAGGCGGCAGTACTCCATGTGGGCCAGCACGGTGGCCGTCATTGCTTGCAGCAGCGtactgatgctgctgcaccCGGTCGGGGCCGATGCACCGAAA CGTTGCCTAACAAAACCGAACGTCTCGAAGAAGGTGGATATGGTCATCCACCAGTGCCAGGAAGAGATCAAATCGAGCCTTATTGAGGATGCGTTGAAAATTTTCACCGCCGAGCACGGACAGTGGCATGATCGCCGCAAGCGCGATGAGGGCGGGCTTGACTTTTCCCACCCAACGATCGTTTCGCACGAGGACAAATGGATTGCTGGC TGTCTGATGCAGTGTGTGTACCGGAAAAACAACGCAATCGATAAAAACGGTTGGCCAACGCTGGACGGGCTGGTCAGCCTGTACACGGACGGTGTGAATGAGCAGGGCTACTTCATGGCCACGCTCCGGGGCGTTGATCGATGTCTCAAGGGCACGTCGAAGAAGTATCAGATCAAACGCAACGATGCCGCTG AAAACTTTGAACAGTGCGAAGTTGCGTTCGACGTGTTTGACTGCATCTCGGACATGATTACGGACTACTGCAGTGGCCAAACGGAGGATGATCATTAA
- the LOC120897689 gene encoding general odorant-binding protein 70 isoform X1, which produces MRRQYSMWASTVAVIACSSVLMLLHPVGADAPKKRCLTKPNVSKKVDMVIHQCQEEIKSSLIEDALKIFTAEHGQWHDRRKRDEGGLDFSHPTIVSHEDKWIAGCLMQCVYRKNNAIDKNGWPTLDGLVSLYTDGVNEQGYFMATLRGVDRCLKGTSKKYQIKRNDAAENFEQCEVAFDVFDCISDMITDYCSGQTEDDH; this is translated from the exons ATGAGGCGGCAGTACTCCATGTGGGCCAGCACGGTGGCCGTCATTGCTTGCAGCAGCGtactgatgctgctgcaccCGGTCGGGGCCGATGCACCGAAA AAGCGTTGCCTAACAAAACCGAACGTCTCGAAGAAGGTGGATATGGTCATCCACCAGTGCCAGGAAGAGATCAAATCGAGCCTTATTGAGGATGCGTTGAAAATTTTCACCGCCGAGCACGGACAGTGGCATGATCGCCGCAAGCGCGATGAGGGCGGGCTTGACTTTTCCCACCCAACGATCGTTTCGCACGAGGACAAATGGATTGCTGGC TGTCTGATGCAGTGTGTGTACCGGAAAAACAACGCAATCGATAAAAACGGTTGGCCAACGCTGGACGGGCTGGTCAGCCTGTACACGGACGGTGTGAATGAGCAGGGCTACTTCATGGCCACGCTCCGGGGCGTTGATCGATGTCTCAAGGGCACGTCGAAGAAGTATCAGATCAAACGCAACGATGCCGCTG AAAACTTTGAACAGTGCGAAGTTGCGTTCGACGTGTTTGACTGCATCTCGGACATGATTACGGACTACTGCAGTGGCCAAACGGAGGATGATCATTAA